The following DNA comes from Rhizobium lusitanum.
AATGCCATGGCGCTGAAGTTTGTCGTAGAAAGTCTTGCGCGGGATGCCGAGTGCTTCGATCGTTCGGCGGACATCGCCGCCGTTTTGAGCAAGCGTTTCGCGGATGAGATCCGCCTCATAGCGCTCGACGCGGACGGGCAGGGATAGAGCCGTATCGGCGGAAACAGTTTCACTCGGCTTTACGCCTGCGGCCGATTCCAGACCGAGGACGAAACGCTCGGCGAAGTGCGAAAGTTCGCGAACATTGCCCGGCCAGTCATGGTGCTGCAAGTGACGGCGGACGGTGGCGGAGATGGTTGGCACGTCGCGCTTGAAACGGCTGGCCGCACGCTCAGTGAAGTAGCCGAAGAGCAACGGGATGTCGTCACGCCGGTCGCGTAGCGGCGGGATGGAGATGGTGACGACGTTGAGGCGGTAATAGAGGTCTTCGCGAAAATCGCCGCGCTGGCGCGGATCGCCAAGATCGACCTTTGCCGCCGCCACGACACGAAGATCGATGGGGCGCACTTCATTGGTGCCGAGCGGCGTGACTTCCCGCATTTCCAGCACGCGCAGCAACTGCACCTGTATGGTCGGTGGCATGCTCTCGATCTCGTCGAGAAACAGCGTGCCGCCGCTCGCATGTTCGATGCGGCCGATACGCTTTTTCTGCGCGCCGGTGAAGGCGCCGGGCTCGTGGCCGAAAAGCTCGCTCTCGATGACGGTTTCCGGTAGGGCGCCGCAATTGAGGGCGACGAAATTGCCCTTCGCCCGCCGGCTCCAGCGATGCAGCAGGCTCGCGACCACTTCCTTGCCGCTGCCGGTCTCGCCGGTCACCAACACATCGACGTCGGTATCGGCGATCTGCCGCAGGGTGTGGCGCAGTCGCTCCATTGCCGATGTCTGGCCGATCAGCGGTAGATCGCCCTGCGCCTGTTCGGCGGCAATGCGCAGCGCGCGGTTCTCCAGGACGAGCCGACGCTTTTCCGCCGCGCGCCGCACGCTTTGCACCAGCCGGTCGGTGGCGAAGGGTTTGGCGATGAAATCATAGGCGCCGTCCTGGATCGCCTTGACGGCCATCGGGATATCACCATGGCCGGTGACCAGGATGACCGGAAGATCCGCATCCCGTGCCTTGATGTGATCGAAGAGCTGCTGCCCATCCATTTGTGGCATGCGGATGTCGGAAACGACAACGCCGGGGAAACCGGCTTCCAATGCACCGAGCGCATCCGCAGCAGCCGAAAAGGCGGATACGGAAAAGCCAGCAAGTTCAAGCGTCTGCTTTGTTGCTTTCAACAGATCCTTGTCATCGTCGATGAGGAAGACCGGGGACGCGTTGTTCATGAAGTTGCCTTGCGCAGATGGATGATGAAACGGGTGCCGCTCTCGTTGCTCTCAACCTCGATGCGGCCGCCATAGTCCGTGACGATGTCCTTGGAGATGACGAGGCCAAGGCCGAGGCCCTGTTCCTTTGAGGTATTGAAAGGGGTGAATAGTGAATCGAGGATCGCTGAGGGAATGCCGGGGCCATTGTCGGAGACGGTAACCTCGACGCCATCGGGTGTCTCCCGCGCCGAAACCTCGACCTTGGGCCGGTCGCGCCCTTCCAGTGCTTCGAGTGCATTCTGGAAGAGATTGATCAGCACCTGTTCGAGCCGGATGCGCGTGCCGACGACCGTGAGCCCGGCAGGTGGAAGATCGATCGCCAGGGCATCGAGCCGGCCGGCAAAGCGGCTTCTAAGCAGGACCACGGCACCCTCGATGACGCTTCTGAGTTCCACCGGCTTCGGCGCGCTCCGTCCCTTGCGGGCAAATGCCTTCAGCTCCTCGGTGATCGTGCCGATCCGCTCGGTCAAGGCCGCGATGGAGGTGAGGTTTTCCTTTACCGGCGTGATCTGCTTTCGATCCAGGAAGATATGGGCGTTGTCCGCATAGGCGCGGATGGTGGCGACCGGCTGGTTGATCTCGTGAGCGACGCCGGCGGCGACCTGGCCGAGAATGGCGAGACGGTTGGCTTGCACCAGTTCCTGTTGCACGATCTGCAGCTTGGTTTCCGTCGTCCGGTGATCGGAAATTTCCGCTTCCAGGCGATCGCGGGCTTGGCTCAGATCTTCTGTGCGCTCCAGCACGCGCCGTTCCAACTCCTCGCGCGCCACCCTTCCGACCGCGATCTGCATGGCGGAGACATGACGGCGCCTTAGCAGAAGGGCGGCGATCGCCAGGATCGGCACCAGCACGGTCAGCGCCAGGAAGCGCGTCTCGCGAACGGCGGAAGCAATCGCCTGTTCCGTCGGGATAAGGTAATCCAATTGCCAGGGTGTTGAAGGAACTGGTGTCGTCATGCGCAGATATTCTACAGCGCTGCTGCCGGGCAGGACCGCGCGTACGATCGACACCTCCGGGGCAATGGGGTCCGGGCGGGCGATCGGCAAGGGCGCCAGTGGCGCGTCGCCGAATTGCCGGCTCTTGCGGATGGTTGTGATATCGCCCGACGAAAGTGGCGATGTCGTCATGAAGCGCCACGAGGGGATGCTGGTGATCAGCACGACGCCATGTTCGTCGGTAACATAGGCCGGACGGCCCGCTTCCCGCCAGTCGGCTTCGAGTTGATCGAACTCCATCTTGACGACCACGACACCCAGTGCCGCATCCGCGTCGCCAACGCGGCGGGAAATATAGAGGCCCGGACGATTGCTGACATTACCAAGTACGAAATGCTCGGCGGTTCCTGTCTCCATTGCCCGATGGAAATAATCGCGGAAGTTATAGTCGTTGCCGACGAAGCTCTGCGCCTCACGCCAGTTGCTTGATGCGATCGCTATACCATCAGTACCAATGACATAGAGCACCGCCGCATTGGTGCCGGAGACGAGGTTCTCAAGCTTGCGATTGAGTGTCGCTACGGCAGGGCCCTTTGCGGCCACTAGGGCTTCACGCACCTGCTGATCTTCCGCCAGCAGGAGCGGCAGCGCACGCGGGCGTTCAAGGACAGCCCGCAGCAGCGCGACTTTCAGGTTGGCATCGGTGTGGCCCTGGCCCTGCAGCGCCTCGATTGCGGTCATGCGGCCGTAGAAGCTTGCGCCGTAGAGGGCCGTTGCGATGATGGCCGCGCAGAACACCACAAAGACCATCCAGACACGACGGGAACGTCGGCTGAGTTGCTCTGGTGTTGAAAATCGTTCTGTGACCGGACGCTGCAGCATCCGCATATTGTGCATGATTTCGCGCGCGCTGCAATTCATCTTGTGCGGATTACCGCACAGGTTTAACGACGCGGTTGAGATTGCCCAGGAAAAGCCATTTTTAAATCAAGGCGTTGCCTCGTTTGCTGCTGTTTGGCACGCTCGTTGCTAATAACCTTTAAACAGTCGGAGGCTGTTGAGTTTTAGTCTTTGCCCGGAGGGCCGAGGAATCGGTTGGGCACAACGGAGGACATCATGATTGCTCCCATCGCTGCCGACGCCGAAACGCGCGTCAAACTACCGTTCTACCGGCATCTTTATGTGCAGGTTCTCACGGCCATCGCCGCCGGCATCCTGCTCGGCCATTACTATCCGCAGCTCGGTACATCGCTGCAGCCGCTGGGCGATGCTTTCATCAAGCTGGTGCGCATGGTCATTGCGCCGGTCATCTTCCTGACGGTGACGACCGGTATTGCCGGTATGTCGGATCTGAAGAAGTTCGGTCGCGTCGTCGGCAAGGCATTCATCTACTTCCTGACCTTCTCGACGCTGGCGCTGATCGTCGGTCTTATCGTCTCGAATGTCGTGCAGCCGGGCGCCGGCATGCATATCAATCCGGCAACGCTGGACACGAAGGCCGTCAGCAACTACGCCGCGCAGGCTCATGACGCCTCCGTTGTCGGCTTCCTGATGAACATCATTCCGGACACCATCGTCGGCGCCTTCGCCAAGGGCGATATCCTTCAGGTGCTGTTCTTCTCGGTGGTCTTCGGCATCGCGCTTGGCGCGGTTGGTGATCGCGGCCGCCCGGTTGTCGACTTCCTGCAGGCACTGACCACGCCGATCTTCCGCATGGTCTCGATCCTGATGAAGTTCGCACCGATCGGCGCGTTCGGCGCCATGGCCTTCACCATCGGCAAATACGGTATCGGCACGATCGCCAATCTGGCGTTCCTGATCGGTACCTTCTATGCCACGTCGCTGTTCTTTGTTCTGGTCGTGCTCGGCGCCGTTGCCCGCTATAACGGCTTCTCGATCCTGGCGCTGATCCGCTACATCAAGGAAGAGCTGCTGCTGGTGCTTGGCACCTCGTCTTCGGAAGCCGCACTGCCCGGCCTGATGAACAAGATGGAACGCGCCGGCTGCAAGCGCTCCGTCGTCGGCCTCGTCATTCCGACCGGTTATTCCTTCAACCTCGACGGCACCAACATCTATATGACGCTGGCGGCGCTCTTCATCGCGCAGGCGACCGATACGCCATTGTCCTTTGGCGACCAGATCCTGCTGCTGCTGGTGGCGATGCTGAGCTCCAAGGGTGCAGCTGGCATTACCGGTGCCGGCTTCATTACGCTGGCCGCCACGCTCGCCGTCGTGCCTTCGGTTCCGATCGCCGGCATGGCGCTGATCCTTGGCATCGACCGCTTCATGTCGGAATGCCGCGCGCTCACCAACTTCGTCGGCAACGCCGTTGCGACGATCGTCGTGGCGCGCTGGGAAAACGAACTGGACCAGGCGAAATTCGCGGATGCCATGGCCGGGAAATTGACAGCGGATGTCGAGACGCCCGCGTTGCAGGCTGCCGAGTAAAAACTCTATCGGCGGTTTGAAGAAAGAAGAAGCGGTCTCCCCTGACGGGAGGCCGTTTCAGTTTCGGGAAGTCCCTTCATCTGAGTGCCGCCAGGGCGTGCCACAGCCTGCCTTGGAAGCGCGTGTAAATGCCGCATGGCCCCGCCCCTCATCAACAGTCTCCTTCATGAAACTGTCATGATCACGGCCCAGAGGATGGTTCAAGCCACGGCAGTTTCGAGTAAAGTTGCGTGTGAAGCAGGAGAGCCGCGTGTCGCAGAAAATGGTCGTGAATACGTCCGAGGCGGAGGACCATAAAGGGGTCTCCCGCTCCGCCGTTTCGCGCCCATTCACACCGGTTTCCAGCGTGGGGCGGGAGGTTCTCCGGACAGTATCCGGTGCCTCTGACGAGACGAAGTCATTAAGCCAATCACAAGGCTTTCTCGCAGAGCTAGCTTCCCATGCGGATGCGCTATTTCATGGACCCATCTACGAGCAATATGCGGCGATCTGTTACCGGAAACATCCGGAGTTGGGCATGCCCGAAGTACTCGTCGTCACCAGCCGCGAGAGCGGGCGCTGGATCGTGCCGAAAGGCTGGCCGATAAAAGGCAAGAAGCCGTATGAGGTCGCCGCCATCGAGGCTTTCGAGGAAGCCGGCGTGCGCGGCAAGATCAAGAAGAAGAGGTTCGGCTATTTCACCTATCTGAAGCAGCTTCCCGACGACAGCCACGTTCCCTGTATTGTGCAATTACACCTGCTCGAAGTCGAAAAGACCTTTGAGAACTTCCCGGAACGCGGCCAGCGCCTCAGCGAATGGGTTTCCTTCACCGAGGCGGCAAGGCGCGTGCGTGAGCCGGAACTCAAGAGCCTATTCCTGGAGGCTGACCGAAGGATGCGGCGGCCGAAGACGAAAGATAAGAAGTAGATCCGTCAGCCCGCCTGCGCTCGCCCGCTCATTGCCAATCTGAGTGGGATACGCGTGGCGGCCACTGCCGGCAATGCGCCACCGATGGCGCCAATAATCAACGACAACCAGACCGCCTTCATCACCAGGGGAAGCGATAGCACCAGCTGAAACCCGATCTGTGTGCGGTCAGGGCTCACGGTCGATGCCGTCCAGCCGTTGAGGACGAGATAGGAAAAGCCGACGCCGGCCAGGCAGCCGAGGCAGGTCAGGGCCATCGCCTCGATCCATGTCCCCGCAAAGGCCGCCCGCCGGCTGAAGCCGATGGCGCGGACCGTGGCGATCTCGGTGCTACGATCCGACACGGAACTGAACATGGTCGTCATCGCGCCGACGACGGCACCGGCGGCCATGGTGATCGCCAGCGGCCAGCCGAGGAGAAGGATCAGCTTCGACGTCCGCTCCGCGAGCCCGGCGAAATAATCCTGCTCCGACCGCAGTGTCAGTCCGATCTGCGGCGTTGTGGCCGCCATGGATTGCAATGCGGGTAACGCCTCCGGTTCGGTGAGCTTTATCCTGACGCTCTGGATCAGATTGGGCCGGTTGAACAGCGTCTGCACCACGCCGATATCCGCCAGCATCTCGGATTCGAAGACAGACCCATCGGCGTCGAAGATACCGACGACCGTCCATTTCGATGTACCGAACGTGAGCTGTTCGCCGATCTCCAGGCCCTTATAATCAAGGCTCAGCCGGCGGCCGACGACGATCTCGCTGGCGCCGGGATTGAACATTCGGCCACGCGCTATCCTGACATTCGGACGCACGCTGAGACCGAAGGGACCGATGCCACGCAACGATAGTGTCGAAAGCAGTCCGCCGGTCTTTTCCGGCACCTGCACGGGCACGACCATTTCCGGCGACATGATCGAGGCGCCCGTCGTATCTGTGGCGATGCCGGGAGTATCGTCGAGATAATGAAGCTGGGAAGGTTCGATCCGGCTGCCGAGTTCCGTCGCGGCTCCCTTGCCGAGAGCGATGGCGATGTCCTTGGAACCGGCTTGCAGCAGCGATGTCTGGAAGCCATTCGACATCGCCAGAAAGCCGAGCAGAACCGTGACGACCATCGCTACGGAAAACACCAGCGAGAGGGAAATCCATATCCGGCGGCGGAGCGATTTCAGATTGGATAGGGTGAGGGCCAGGGATTGGCGGGTGATTGTGCTCATGGTCTCATCTTTCTCTCAAAGCGGCGCTGGGCGGCACCCGTATGGCGTTGAAGGCCGGCGCAATGCCCGTTGCCAGCGCCAGCAGGGCTGCGAGGACGATCGCCTGAACAATGATCGGGGGCGTGAGCGTCAGGTCAGGCACGATAGTGCGCAGCGGCTCATGCAGAAGCAGGATGGCCGCAGTGGCAAGGCCGAGACCGAGGCTGAGTCCCGCGGCAAATAGGGCGGAGGTCTCAGCCAGGACATTGCCGAGAACAAAGAGCCGCGAGAAGCCGAGGACCTTCAGCACGCCGATTTCCTTCGTCCGCTCACGGATGGCGAAGAACATGGTGTTGGCGACGATCATCAGGATGGTCACGAAGGCGACGCCGACCACCAGCCGCACGATCGTTGCGATATCGGCGAATTGCGCGATGAAGGCCTTCATGAACTCGGCTTCCGTGCGCGTCCGGGTCTCGTAGGCGGAATTGGCAAAGAGAGTATCGACGGACTTGATGATATCATCAGTACGAACGCCCTTCTTCGGCACAATGCCAAAGCCGGTGACGGTGTCGCGGTCCATGCCACGCTCCGCGTTGATGTAGTCGTACCGCGCCATCACGAAATGTGTGTCGGCGGATTTCTTGCCATCCAATATGCCGACGATGGTGAATTCGAAGTCGGAGCTGCCATCGGTCCTGACGAAACTCGACGTATTCAGCGTGATCGTCTGTCCGAGCGTCCAGCCTTCCTGGGAAGCAATGCTGCGGCCGACAATGGCGCCGTTGCGGACCTCTCCGAAACGGGCAAGGGCATCCGTGGGAATATCGTATTCATCACCCATGAAGGCGGCGAAGCTGCGTGGCTCCACCGCCGTCAGACCCATAAAATTCGTTGGCGTCCGATAGGTCGCGCGGCTGCGCGCCATATAGGTCGCCACGGCGATGTCGGGTAATGCCTGGA
Coding sequences within:
- a CDS encoding sigma-54-dependent transcriptional regulator, which translates into the protein MNNASPVFLIDDDKDLLKATKQTLELAGFSVSAFSAAADALGALEAGFPGVVVSDIRMPQMDGQQLFDHIKARDADLPVILVTGHGDIPMAVKAIQDGAYDFIAKPFATDRLVQSVRRAAEKRRLVLENRALRIAAEQAQGDLPLIGQTSAMERLRHTLRQIADTDVDVLVTGETGSGKEVVASLLHRWSRRAKGNFVALNCGALPETVIESELFGHEPGAFTGAQKKRIGRIEHASGGTLFLDEIESMPPTIQVQLLRVLEMREVTPLGTNEVRPIDLRVVAAAKVDLGDPRQRGDFREDLYYRLNVVTISIPPLRDRRDDIPLLFGYFTERAASRFKRDVPTISATVRRHLQHHDWPGNVRELSHFAERFVLGLESAAGVKPSETVSADTALSLPVRVERYEADLIRETLAQNGGDVRRTIEALGIPRKTFYDKLQRHGIVRSEFAGFDGED
- a CDS encoding dicarboxylate/amino acid:cation symporter, with the protein product MIAPIAADAETRVKLPFYRHLYVQVLTAIAAGILLGHYYPQLGTSLQPLGDAFIKLVRMVIAPVIFLTVTTGIAGMSDLKKFGRVVGKAFIYFLTFSTLALIVGLIVSNVVQPGAGMHINPATLDTKAVSNYAAQAHDASVVGFLMNIIPDTIVGAFAKGDILQVLFFSVVFGIALGAVGDRGRPVVDFLQALTTPIFRMVSILMKFAPIGAFGAMAFTIGKYGIGTIANLAFLIGTFYATSLFFVLVVLGAVARYNGFSILALIRYIKEELLLVLGTSSSEAALPGLMNKMERAGCKRSVVGLVIPTGYSFNLDGTNIYMTLAALFIAQATDTPLSFGDQILLLLVAMLSSKGAAGITGAGFITLAATLAVVPSVPIAGMALILGIDRFMSECRALTNFVGNAVATIVVARWENELDQAKFADAMAGKLTADVETPALQAAE
- a CDS encoding NUDIX hydrolase encodes the protein MPEVLVVTSRESGRWIVPKGWPIKGKKPYEVAAIEAFEEAGVRGKIKKKRFGYFTYLKQLPDDSHVPCIVQLHLLEVEKTFENFPERGQRLSEWVSFTEAARRVREPELKSLFLEADRRMRRPKTKDKK
- a CDS encoding sensor histidine kinase; amino-acid sequence: MLQRPVTERFSTPEQLSRRSRRVWMVFVVFCAAIIATALYGASFYGRMTAIEALQGQGHTDANLKVALLRAVLERPRALPLLLAEDQQVREALVAAKGPAVATLNRKLENLVSGTNAAVLYVIGTDGIAIASSNWREAQSFVGNDYNFRDYFHRAMETGTAEHFVLGNVSNRPGLYISRRVGDADAALGVVVVKMEFDQLEADWREAGRPAYVTDEHGVVLITSIPSWRFMTTSPLSSGDITTIRKSRQFGDAPLAPLPIARPDPIAPEVSIVRAVLPGSSAVEYLRMTTPVPSTPWQLDYLIPTEQAIASAVRETRFLALTVLVPILAIAALLLRRRHVSAMQIAVGRVAREELERRVLERTEDLSQARDRLEAEISDHRTTETKLQIVQQELVQANRLAILGQVAAGVAHEINQPVATIRAYADNAHIFLDRKQITPVKENLTSIAALTERIGTITEELKAFARKGRSAPKPVELRSVIEGAVVLLRSRFAGRLDALAIDLPPAGLTVVGTRIRLEQVLINLFQNALEALEGRDRPKVEVSARETPDGVEVTVSDNGPGIPSAILDSLFTPFNTSKEQGLGLGLVISKDIVTDYGGRIEVESNESGTRFIIHLRKATS
- a CDS encoding ABC transporter permease, with amino-acid sequence MSTINRYTLLRRTMARKPTRSLLLITSIAIAFFIYLVLTSFQYGFLGGEVVSERLIVTNKVGDALPLPISYYDKIQALPDIAVATYMARSRATYRTPTNFMGLTAVEPRSFAAFMGDEYDIPTDALARFGEVRNGAIVGRSIASQEGWTLGQTITLNTSSFVRTDGSSDFEFTIVGILDGKKSADTHFVMARYDYINAERGMDRDTVTGFGIVPKKGVRTDDIIKSVDTLFANSAYETRTRTEAEFMKAFIAQFADIATIVRLVVGVAFVTILMIVANTMFFAIRERTKEIGVLKVLGFSRLFVLGNVLAETSALFAAGLSLGLGLATAAILLLHEPLRTIVPDLTLTPPIIVQAIVLAALLALATGIAPAFNAIRVPPSAALRER
- a CDS encoding ABC transporter permease, translated to MSTITRQSLALTLSNLKSLRRRIWISLSLVFSVAMVVTVLLGFLAMSNGFQTSLLQAGSKDIAIALGKGAATELGSRIEPSQLHYLDDTPGIATDTTGASIMSPEMVVPVQVPEKTGGLLSTLSLRGIGPFGLSVRPNVRIARGRMFNPGASEIVVGRRLSLDYKGLEIGEQLTFGTSKWTVVGIFDADGSVFESEMLADIGVVQTLFNRPNLIQSVRIKLTEPEALPALQSMAATTPQIGLTLRSEQDYFAGLAERTSKLILLLGWPLAITMAAGAVVGAMTTMFSSVSDRSTEIATVRAIGFSRRAAFAGTWIEAMALTCLGCLAGVGFSYLVLNGWTASTVSPDRTQIGFQLVLSLPLVMKAVWLSLIIGAIGGALPAVAATRIPLRLAMSGRAQAG